Proteins encoded together in one Solanum lycopersicum chromosome 7, SLM_r2.1 window:
- the LOC101263431 gene encoding tryptophan decarboxylase TDC1-like, which yields MGTLNSNNNPQTQSNFPKFNPLDPEEFRTQAHQMVDFIADYYKNIESYPVLSQVEPGYLRTQLPENAPNRPESFDLIMKDVQNHIIPGMTHWLSPNFFAFFPATVSSAAFLGEMLCNCFNSVGFNWLASPAMTELEMVVMDWLANTLKLPKTFMFSGTGGGVLQSTTSEAILCTLIAARDHKIENIGVDEIGKFVVYGSDQTHSTYSKACKVAGIFPCNIRVVPTCIESDFALSPLALRGIIEADVAAGLVPLFLCATVGTTSTTAVDPLSQLGQLAEEFNIWFHVDAAYGGSACICPEFRQYLDGVELADSLSLSPHKWLLSYLDCCCMWVKEPNVLVKTLSTNPEYLRNKRSEYDSVVDYKDWQIGTGRKFKSLRLWFVMRTYGVDNLQSHIRSDVRMAKMFEGFVKSDPMFDVVVPRRFSLVCFRFNPNKEHEPGYIEFLNKKLLDSVNSTGQIYMTHTIVGGIYMLRFAVGATFTEDRHVISAWKFIKESANDLLRKIVF from the coding sequence ATGGGAACCCTTAATTCAAATAACAACCCTCAAACCCAATCCAACTTCCCAAAATTCAACCCGCTTGACCCGGAAGAATTCCGTACCCAAGCCCATCAAATGGTGGACTTCATTGCTGATTACTACAAGAATATTGAGTCCTACCCGGTTCTAAGTCAAGTCGAACCCGGTTATCTTCGTACCCAATTACCCGAAAACGCCCCTAATCGACCCGAATCATTCGATTTAATTATGAAAGATGTCCAAAACCATATTATCCCGGGTATGACCCATTGGCTAAGCCCGAATTTCTTCGCATTTTTTCCAGCTACTGTTAGCTCCGCTGCGTTTCTAGGTGAAATGCTTTGCAATTGTTTCAACTCCGTCGGATTTAATTGGCTGGCTTCGCCAGCCATGACGGAGTTGGAAATGGTAGTCATGGACTGGCTTGCTAATACGTTGAAATTACCAAAAACTTTCATGTTTTCTGGCACGGGTGGTGGTGTACTACAAAGTACAACTAGTGAAGCTATACTGTGTACGTTAATCGCTGCGCGTGATCATAAGATCGAGAATATAGGTGTTGATGAGATAGGAAAATTTGTAGTCTACGGTTCTGATCAAACTCACTCTACTTATAGCAAAGCCTGCAAGGTAGCTGGTATTTTCCCATGCAATATTCGTGTGGTACCAACTTGTATTGAAAGCGATTTCGCTTTATCTCCTCTAGCACTACGTGGAATTATTGAAGCTGATGTTGCTGCTGGACTGGTCCCACTTTTCCTCTGTGCTACCGTTGGGACCACTTCCACAACAGCAGTTGATCCTCTCAGCCAGCTGGGTCAGCTGGCTGAGGAATTCAATATTTGGTTCCACGTGGACGCTGCTTATGGAGGTAGCGCGTGTATATGTCCAGAGTTTAGACAATATCTGGACGGAGTCGAACTAGCGGACTCGTTAAGCCTAAGCCCACATAAGTGGCTATTAAGTTACTTAGATTGTTGTTGTATGTGGGTGAAAGAACCAAACGTGTTAGTGAAGACATTGAGCACGAATCCCGAGTACTTACGTAATAAACGATCTGAATACGACTCGGTTGTTGATTATAAAGACTGGCAAATCGGTACGGGACGAAAGTTCAAGTCTCTCCGATTATGGTTCGTCATGCGTACTTATGGCGTAGACAATCTTCAAAGCCACATTAGGTCCGATGTTCGCATGGCCAAAATGTTTGAAGGGTTCGTTAAGTCCGATCCCATGTTTGATGTCGTCGTGCCACGACGTTTTTCACTCGTGTGCTTTCGGTTTAACCCGAACAAGGAACATGAACCGGGCTACATCGAGTTTTTAAACAAGAAATTGCTTGATAGTGTTAACTCGACAGGTCAAATTTACATGACACACACAATAGTGGGTGGAATATACATGTTAAGGTTTGCAGTAGGTGCGACGTTCACTGAGGATAGACATGTAATTTCAGCTTGGAAGTTTATTAAGGAGTCAGCCAATGATTTGCTCAGAAAAATTgtgttttag